Genomic window (Ostrinia nubilalis chromosome 20, ilOstNubi1.1, whole genome shotgun sequence):
tagtttaataaAGAAACTAACCTTTCCAATATTTTTAGGGTTGAGTTCACTGATTGTCTTGGTCGCACACGCAAGTGTCACAAATCAGACCTAGATCTATACATGAAACGAGATAGAGATCTTGTGAAAATTTTAACCAATGATCATGATAATAAAGATGATACTAAGGTAAGAGACACtttgtatttataataaattctttaaaGTATACCATTATTATTGATAATTTTGGTATTATGTTGTAGGAGTCATCGAATACCACTACTCCTCAAAGCGAAAAACCACTACTAGTgcaaaaaacaaatgactatcTACAGTCACTACGTGAGAAATGGGAGGAAAAAGAGAAGGAGCTGCTTGCCAAAGACAAGGATATTCACTACCAGGATCTATTGTTTGATGGTTTGTAACAAACTGAAACTGTAGCTTAGTTATTAAGTATGTAAACATCAAAATTTCTCATCTTGTTTGACCAGCCAGTGTTAgcaaaatcctccatttgcctgtTGCAACTGCAGTAGAGACtctattgatgatgatgaattctatagacataggtacttttaaaaataaagtatctCTAGAGAGTTGAGTAATACAAGTTCATCTCTTCCTTTATTGTAAGAAGTAACATTAACTATCAAAAACTGGCTACTTCAGGCATAACaataacttttatatttttggatatgtcaaataaaatataacaataaaagctttgtaacttattaatttttaatattagattatCTTACCTTATCCACTTGTCGTAAGATCCAAAATATATTATGCGTTAAGtaggttaaataataaatactcattTCATGTTTGTATTATCCAGAGGCGCGCATCCACGGCGTCGGCTACTACTCCTTCAGCACCGACGAGACGGAGCGTCGGCGGCAGATGGACGAACTCTTGAAGCAGCGGGAGGAGACGCTGCGGGCGCAGAAGGAAGCCGAAGCAGTGAGGAAGAAGCGTGACGAGTTGCTGGCGGCAAGAGTCGCGgccgcgcgcgctcgtcagagGGCTAGGGCTGGCTTACCGCCGGAAGAGCCGAAAGGTAAtattactaaagcccggtctgtgagcacgtagaattttgtccaatgacctcaagctacccatccttatcgctcgcgcgtaattatattgctgtcgcaatTGTGCGAGGGGCGCCCGCAgagagtgtgcgagcgcgatagcaacataattacgcgcgagcgataaggatggatagcttgaggtcattggacaaaattctacgtgctcatagaccgggctttagcaacTTCgccatattttttcttttatacaAAACGTTTTCCCATCTTTTAAACCTTacctgtggcctaattcacgtatttagTCGCTTTAGTcgaacgaactaaagtcgctgacatagcccgacggattagcaagctgaagtggcagtgggcagagcacatagtacgcagaactgacggccgatggggcagcaaggttctggaatagaGGCCGCGtaggtaccggaaaacgcagcgtgggacttccacccacaaggtggaccgacgacctgataagggtagcaggaagaaagtcattgggggaggcctatgttcagcagtggacgtcctgtggctgaaatgatgatgatgatgatgatgaagttttgttacgtgaataaagCTACTGGACTACGACAAtttctccgtggttgaggattccgggtgaaactcgcttccacctacggcctgatcgtcacttaccatcaggtggaatacaggccaagagcttcctagttgtggataaaaaaaaaattataagaaaAATCAGCTATATCGGCCCACCCTCTCCCCCATCTCACCTCCCTTTCACACGACTACAACAACTGCTTAGCCAGGATCTAGAGTTTGAcctccaatgaaacccaacccTTGGGTTGATGTTGAGCAGTTCAGTGActattgtataaataaaatttttcccGTGACTTTGGAAACTTACCTAATCGTCAATCTCTCTTTTCAGCGCAAAACGAAAAGGACTTCACCACATGCTTGCTAGAATTCTTGACTCAGCAGAAGAACGAGGCAGACGCCAAAgcgaaagaagaagaaaagaaacTTCGGGAAGAACAAGAGAAGGAAAGGCAAAAGTTGCGGGACGCATACATCCGCGAATGGGACTTGGGCAAGGAAGGGGTTGAGGGTAAAGTCAAGAAATTCCGGGAAATGACCCAAGAAGAATACGTAGAGCAGCAGAGAAGTAAACGCATAGACGAATTCGCACCACCAAAAAGTTCATCGTCCTCAAAATCTGTTCACACTTTCGATGAAAGTGGTAGAAGTTCTTCTGGGTTGAATCCATCTGCGCCAAAAACGTGGTCAGAAGTAAGACCGATGGAAGCTCCCCCGCCCCCAGATATAGGAGATATCAGTGCGTTAGACGAACAAAAAGGCTTATACTTTTCTACCAAGAAACCTGCTAACACCATTAAATACAAGAACTTTGTTAAACCCCAAGAACCAACGCCCATAGAAAATGAACTTAGTGACGATGAAGGTGAAGGTGAACAAATAAGGCCACAAAAAAGAAAATCTGAAAGAGATCATTCAGAAATAGCACCTCCTCCGACCTACGACTATTATGGGCCCACGCCAAAACATTCTAGACCCAAAAAACCATTCGAGTCTGACATTAGGGAAGCATACGCACAGGGCGCGAAAAGCCTAGAGGCAAAAGGTAACGATAGGCAACTATCAAAAGCGTATGACTTCACATTTGATTGATatacattttatgtaaataaaaatgctaagtgtaaattagatttttattgactttaaaagtacctatatctaaactaatatcacatttatgaatCCTACGTGTAGTGTTTTAGTCAATCTATTACAGCACTGCATTTGATTCGAAACTGTATTACTGCACAAAGAAAAGATGCGAATGATAGTGCGAAGAGTAAGGTTATTCAGTATTAGAAAAtaggttgtattttttttacacacTAATATCAATCTATTATATTCTACTAATATTTACAATATACAATTTGCTCCCAATAAATTGATTACAACAATTGTGTTATGCACtcaaaagtgattttaaaatacttaatattaactaatCTAGTAGTTTGTGATGAATGAGAACTGCGGTCTTTTTAAAGCTATTTGATAGAGATCATTATCACATATTTTTAC
Coding sequences:
- the LOC135081510 gene encoding coiled-coil domain-containing protein 174 — protein: MNESTSKKILFNKSSLLSLKAELLKKQEEVYEKKHLPQHKIENFKPAPSKPSIEETKEHSKKSFKDSLKAVDTEELEANRKVKAALEKKAELYEHLKDGAGDSQLAGRFLVDFKNKKQQERDDSQEDCNSQAPEASYQDDDNDWVEFTDCLGRTRKCHKSDLDLYMKRDRDLVKILTNDHDNKDDTKESSNTTTPQSEKPLLVQKTNDYLQSLREKWEEKEKELLAKDKDIHYQDLLFDEARIHGVGYYSFSTDETERRRQMDELLKQREETLRAQKEAEAVRKKRDELLAARVAAARARQRARAGLPPEEPKAQNEKDFTTCLLEFLTQQKNEADAKAKEEEKKLREEQEKERQKLRDAYIREWDLGKEGVEGKVKKFREMTQEEYVEQQRSKRIDEFAPPKSSSSSKSVHTFDESGRSSSGLNPSAPKTWSEVRPMEAPPPPDIGDISALDEQKGLYFSTKKPANTIKYKNFVKPQEPTPIENELSDDEGEGEQIRPQKRKSERDHSEIAPPPTYDYYGPTPKHSRPKKPFESDIREAYAQGAKSLEAKGNDRQLSKAYDFTFD